In Arthrobacter sp. QXT-31, one genomic interval encodes:
- a CDS encoding FadR/GntR family transcriptional regulator produces MTLSTSHRPPLADEVTAKLREMIQTGEWPLQQRIPSETELMSGLGVSRGTLREAVKALAHSGMLEVRRGDGTYVRATSEISGAARRLYQEHTNEHVLEVRVGLDTQAARLAARNATPDDIAAMRALLAERDKAWHAEDYAGWARADWGFHERLAQASGNPLLHELYVSFGDVFHADLLKQHLRPGFNGLPDAGHGELVDAIEAHDGNAAVASVHRNLNSCSEWLQE; encoded by the coding sequence ATGACCCTGAGCACGTCGCACCGCCCGCCGCTGGCGGACGAAGTCACTGCCAAGCTCCGCGAAATGATCCAGACGGGCGAATGGCCGCTGCAGCAGCGCATCCCGTCCGAAACGGAGCTCATGTCCGGACTCGGTGTGTCCCGCGGGACGCTCCGTGAAGCCGTCAAGGCCCTGGCCCACAGCGGCATGCTCGAGGTCCGCCGCGGAGACGGAACCTATGTCCGCGCCACCAGTGAAATCTCAGGGGCCGCCCGCCGGCTCTACCAGGAACACACCAATGAACACGTCCTCGAGGTCCGCGTGGGGCTGGACACCCAGGCCGCGCGCCTCGCCGCCCGGAATGCAACACCCGACGACATCGCCGCCATGCGCGCGCTGCTCGCAGAGCGTGATAAGGCCTGGCACGCCGAGGATTACGCGGGCTGGGCGCGCGCCGACTGGGGCTTCCACGAGCGGCTGGCACAGGCCTCCGGCAATCCCCTGCTGCACGAGCTGTACGTCAGCTTTGGCGACGTCTTCCACGCCGACCTGCTGAAGCAGCACCTGCGCCCGGGCTTCAACGGCCTGCCGGACGCGGGCCACGGGGAACTAGTGGACGCCATCGAAGCGCATGACGGCAACGCGGCCGTGGCCAGCGTGCACCGGAACCTTAACTCCTGCTCGGAGTGGCTGCAGGAGTAA
- a CDS encoding MFS transporter — protein sequence MATTSSAPPALATPSAKPRTAVVAGVIALVLIGLNLRAGITGASALLHDLQQVLGYGPLVASLIPSIPTLCFAVAGAATSWLTGKVGVEKAILLALAMLAGGLLVRGIPTTGMLVAGTVIGMSGLAVCNVSMPSFIREHFAARTSLMTAVYTVTMTSGATVMAVVVVPLSQLLGSPSAGLGAIGILALSAFLGFLPVTLHAHRNTVRKSAGHVSPWPLLRTKTGLLLTAIFTLQALLAYALLSWFPYMLTTMGLSAADSALMFGVMQLVSVPAGMLLIAIGSRPRRLRPAVYLATLTMTAGIAALLFLPVSLAVIPAVLLGFGLGIFPLVMVIISRSGRNTAETTALSTLAQSTGYLLATVGPFGMGLLHSATGSWMLPLALLLVVAVVQIVVAHLLSSGRTAGVSASGPRGASAGASAGAASRGAAGANAGGMKE from the coding sequence ATGGCGACCACCTCTTCAGCACCCCCGGCCCTGGCAACCCCTTCGGCAAAGCCCCGGACCGCCGTCGTCGCGGGCGTCATTGCCCTGGTGCTCATCGGACTGAACCTGCGGGCCGGGATCACGGGCGCTTCCGCCCTGCTGCACGACCTGCAGCAGGTCCTGGGCTACGGGCCGCTGGTCGCCTCACTCATCCCCTCGATTCCCACGCTGTGCTTCGCCGTGGCCGGGGCCGCGACGTCGTGGCTGACCGGGAAGGTCGGCGTCGAAAAGGCCATCCTGCTCGCCCTTGCCATGCTGGCAGGCGGGCTCCTGGTCCGGGGCATTCCCACCACCGGCATGCTGGTGGCCGGTACGGTGATTGGGATGTCCGGACTGGCTGTTTGCAACGTGTCCATGCCGTCCTTCATCCGGGAGCATTTCGCCGCCCGCACTTCGCTCATGACCGCCGTCTACACGGTGACCATGACCAGCGGCGCCACCGTCATGGCCGTGGTGGTGGTTCCCCTGTCGCAACTGCTCGGGTCGCCGTCGGCCGGGCTGGGCGCCATCGGGATCCTCGCCCTCTCCGCCTTTCTGGGCTTCCTGCCCGTGACGCTGCACGCCCACCGCAACACTGTCCGGAAATCCGCCGGGCACGTTTCCCCGTGGCCGCTGCTGCGCACCAAGACCGGCCTGCTGCTTACCGCCATTTTCACGCTGCAGGCGTTGCTGGCTTATGCCTTGCTCAGCTGGTTCCCCTACATGCTCACCACCATGGGCCTCAGCGCGGCGGACAGCGCCCTCATGTTCGGCGTCATGCAGCTGGTCTCGGTTCCGGCCGGCATGCTGCTGATCGCCATCGGTTCCCGGCCCCGGAGGCTGCGTCCCGCCGTCTACCTGGCCACCCTCACCATGACGGCCGGCATTGCCGCGCTCCTGTTCCTTCCCGTCTCGCTGGCCGTCATCCCGGCGGTGCTGCTCGGCTTCGGCCTGGGCATCTTCCCCCTGGTCATGGTGATCATCAGCCGCAGTGGCCGGAACACCGCCGAGACAACGGCACTTTCCACGCTGGCGCAGTCCACCGGCTACCTCCTGGCCACCGTCGGCCCGTTCGGCATGGGCCTGCTGCACAGCGCCACGGGCAGCTGGATGCTGCCGCTGGCACTGCTCCTGGTCGTCGCCGTGGTGCAGATCGTGGTGGCACACCTGCTGAGCAGCGGCCGCACTGCCGGAGTGAGCGCCTCCGGACCCCGGGGTGCATCCGCGGGTGCATCCGCCGGCGCAGCCTCCCGTGGGGCCGCCGGGGCGAACGCCGGCGGAATGAAAGAATAG
- a CDS encoding CYTH and CHAD domain-containing protein, whose product MTAEGLETEKKYDVDAGTTVPDLAAIPGVGRAGEPREAQLEAVYFDTEDQVLAARRITLRRRAGGTDAGWHVKLPPGPATAEGPGPRQEIHAPLGQADVVPAKLLAHLHAYLRGSDPVPVARLNTRRITHALYGDDGVHLADLLDDTVEAELLRRAGQQQADQKLQWREWELELVHGKPELFTAAAEVLAAAGARPSAHESKLRRALGESLPETRAADAGAKQPGGGKPDKKRPASAVVSEYLDGQIDEMLANDARVRLEEPDAVHAMRSAARRMRSALGVYRKLYGGGAVGRLRDELKWLGRILGTPRDAEVMQDRLRTSLGKLPPGEGADEVKQRIERELGTRLDAGYRRTLEVLLTDRYFRLLDDLEDFRDHPPVRPSAAPARKAARKLVGKSAKRLRRAHKSALRVKNGPGERPDIGHRDATAHETALHQVRKDAKRLRHAAETMDPVFGRRAARLAKAAHKQQKILGDHHDGVVARIFLGKLAGGPDLPEPVAAAYGSLLKREEKSAAKAEAKYRKAHRKSRKLIRRGLA is encoded by the coding sequence ATGACAGCCGAAGGCCTGGAAACCGAGAAGAAGTACGACGTCGACGCCGGCACGACGGTGCCGGACCTTGCCGCCATTCCAGGCGTGGGCCGGGCAGGCGAGCCGCGCGAAGCCCAGCTTGAAGCTGTCTACTTCGACACGGAGGACCAGGTTCTCGCGGCCCGCCGCATCACCCTGCGGCGCCGCGCCGGCGGGACCGACGCCGGCTGGCACGTGAAGCTGCCGCCGGGACCCGCAACGGCTGAAGGGCCCGGTCCCCGCCAGGAGATCCACGCCCCCCTGGGCCAGGCCGACGTCGTTCCCGCCAAACTGCTGGCCCACCTGCACGCCTACCTCCGCGGATCGGACCCCGTGCCCGTGGCACGGCTGAACACGCGGCGCATCACGCATGCGCTGTACGGGGACGACGGCGTGCACCTTGCCGACCTTTTGGACGACACCGTGGAGGCCGAGCTTCTCCGGCGGGCGGGCCAGCAGCAGGCAGACCAGAAGCTGCAGTGGCGCGAATGGGAACTCGAGCTGGTTCACGGCAAGCCGGAGCTGTTCACAGCCGCTGCCGAGGTCTTGGCCGCGGCCGGTGCGCGGCCGTCAGCACATGAGTCAAAGCTGCGCCGTGCGCTCGGTGAAAGCCTGCCGGAAACCCGTGCGGCGGACGCCGGAGCAAAGCAGCCCGGCGGCGGAAAACCGGACAAGAAGAGGCCCGCGTCCGCCGTCGTCAGCGAATACCTGGACGGGCAGATCGACGAAATGCTGGCGAACGACGCCCGGGTCCGGCTGGAGGAGCCGGATGCGGTCCATGCGATGCGGTCGGCCGCTCGCCGCATGCGGTCGGCCCTCGGGGTCTACCGGAAGCTCTATGGCGGGGGTGCGGTGGGCAGGCTCCGCGACGAGCTCAAGTGGCTGGGCCGGATCCTCGGTACGCCCCGCGACGCCGAAGTCATGCAGGACCGGCTGCGGACCAGCCTCGGCAAACTTCCGCCGGGGGAGGGGGCCGACGAGGTGAAACAGCGGATCGAGCGCGAACTGGGGACCAGGCTGGACGCGGGCTACCGCAGGACGCTGGAGGTGCTGCTGACCGACCGCTACTTCCGCCTCCTCGACGACCTCGAGGATTTCCGCGACCATCCGCCTGTCCGGCCGTCGGCGGCGCCCGCGCGCAAGGCCGCCCGGAAGCTGGTGGGCAAGTCGGCCAAGCGGCTGCGCCGCGCCCATAAATCGGCCCTGCGGGTCAAGAACGGCCCCGGTGAAAGGCCGGACATCGGGCACAGGGACGCCACGGCGCACGAAACCGCCCTGCATCAGGTGCGGAAGGATGCCAAGCGGCTGCGGCATGCGGCCGAGACGATGGACCCGGTCTTTGGCCGGCGCGCCGCCAGGCTGGCCAAGGCGGCGCACAAACAGCAGAAGATCCTTGGCGACCACCACGACGGCGTGGTGGCGCGGATCTTCCTGGGAAAGCTCGCCGGCGGCCCCGACCTGCCGGAACCTGTGGCCGCGGCCTACGGTTCGCTGCTGAAGCGGGAGGAGAAGAGCGCGGCCAAAGCCGAAGCCAAGTACCGCAAGGCGCACCGTAAGTCGCGGAAGCTGATCCGGCGCGGGCTTGCATAG
- a CDS encoding PEP/pyruvate-binding domain-containing protein produces MEKHADRHEARPVGPVISLAHVHTAMLPEVGGKAANLGVLLAAGLPVPQGFCVTTGVYRQVADAAGVDPSGPAELARSRLASAPIPEDTTEAIRAAYSGLGEDTPVAVRSSATAEDLAEASFAGQLDTCLNVVGPDALLDAVRRCWASLWTDRAVAYRADHGMDQREVGIAVVVQEMVDADVAGVLFTANPLTGRRKETVIDAAPGLGEALVSGAVNPDQFTVDTATGRILRRSLGDRLVESRPAPGGGTRLVPRRDLSQPYDGGRQACLTDGQVRALARLGTWAEELYGQPQDLEWAIAPDGGIRVVQSRPITTLFPLPELSNDDGGVRAYLCASLLQGLTRPLTPMGLASFSLMSDSSRSAGRGTSPYRSAQIGMRMYVDVTPLLRSKGGRRGLLRAMKVADARSVDVLAYLAADPRFAVSRASNLTSLKAEFRAPHRLGLIGQILRAMANPGAALERVRASDRDMDQTLVLPEPASSTMRLDFVERGLTKDIVPGVMRILPPAAAGYIWLGLARLLLGRLAQAGDLQAVLRGLPHNVTTEMDLELWRVTTAVRADPESVRALTGEAPQVLAGRYFDGTLPAICQGALRGFLDKYGHRSVAEIDLGVPRWGEDPAHIINVLANYLKLADPDLAPDRVFRRAAEKAEAKAAELAARAARARGRVFGRAVAHSLRRARETAGMREHPKFRLIMAFAVLRHQLQKVGEDLAAAGRIPVPDDVFFLDLAEARAGLRGGDLHGLVEERRRNYQREMRRRHIPRLLLSDGTDVEAAMAGQARAPSSGQTGALAGAPASAGTVTGKARVILDPAGAHLEPGEILVAPSTDPGWTPLFMTAGALVMEMGGPISHGAVVAREYGIPAVVGVPDATLRISTGDTVTVDGAAGTVMVES; encoded by the coding sequence GTGGAAAAGCACGCGGACCGGCATGAAGCCAGGCCGGTGGGCCCTGTGATCAGCCTGGCCCACGTGCATACCGCCATGCTGCCTGAAGTGGGTGGCAAGGCTGCCAACCTCGGCGTGCTCCTGGCCGCCGGCTTGCCGGTCCCGCAGGGGTTTTGCGTCACCACCGGGGTGTACCGGCAGGTGGCGGACGCGGCGGGGGTAGATCCGTCCGGGCCGGCGGAGCTGGCACGCAGCAGGCTGGCCTCGGCGCCCATACCCGAGGACACCACCGAAGCCATCCGTGCCGCCTACTCCGGTCTGGGCGAGGACACCCCGGTGGCCGTGCGGTCCTCCGCCACCGCCGAGGATCTCGCGGAAGCCAGTTTCGCCGGCCAGCTGGACACCTGCCTCAACGTCGTCGGGCCGGATGCCCTGCTGGATGCGGTCCGCCGCTGCTGGGCCTCCCTGTGGACGGACCGGGCGGTGGCCTACCGCGCCGATCACGGGATGGATCAGCGCGAGGTGGGCATCGCCGTCGTCGTTCAGGAAATGGTGGATGCCGACGTCGCCGGCGTGCTCTTCACGGCCAACCCGCTGACCGGCCGGCGCAAGGAAACGGTGATCGACGCAGCGCCCGGACTCGGTGAAGCGCTGGTCAGCGGGGCCGTGAACCCGGATCAGTTCACGGTCGACACCGCCACCGGGCGGATCCTCCGGCGGAGCCTGGGCGACAGACTCGTCGAAAGCCGGCCCGCCCCGGGCGGCGGGACGCGGCTGGTGCCCCGGCGGGATCTGTCGCAGCCGTACGACGGTGGGCGGCAGGCGTGTCTGACGGACGGGCAGGTGCGCGCGCTGGCCAGGCTGGGAACCTGGGCCGAGGAGCTGTACGGCCAGCCCCAGGACCTGGAGTGGGCGATCGCGCCGGACGGCGGGATCCGGGTGGTGCAGTCCCGTCCGATCACGACGCTGTTTCCCCTCCCGGAGCTTTCCAACGATGACGGCGGGGTCCGGGCTTACCTGTGCGCGAGCCTGCTGCAGGGGCTGACCCGGCCGCTGACACCGATGGGGCTGGCATCCTTCAGCCTGATGAGCGACAGCAGCCGGTCAGCAGGCAGGGGAACGTCCCCCTACCGGTCCGCCCAGATCGGGATGCGCATGTACGTTGATGTCACCCCCCTGCTGCGCAGCAAGGGCGGAAGGCGCGGCCTGCTGAGAGCCATGAAAGTAGCCGATGCCAGATCCGTTGACGTGCTGGCCTACCTGGCCGCAGACCCCCGCTTCGCCGTCAGCAGGGCGTCCAACCTGACGTCGCTGAAAGCGGAATTCCGGGCCCCGCACCGCCTGGGCCTGATCGGTCAGATCCTGCGCGCGATGGCCAACCCCGGTGCCGCGCTGGAGCGGGTCCGGGCATCGGACCGTGACATGGACCAGACGCTGGTCCTGCCGGAGCCGGCCTCCAGCACCATGCGGCTGGACTTCGTGGAACGGGGCCTCACCAAAGACATCGTCCCCGGCGTGATGCGGATACTGCCGCCGGCCGCCGCCGGGTACATCTGGCTGGGCCTGGCCCGGCTGCTGCTGGGCAGGCTTGCCCAGGCCGGCGACCTGCAGGCCGTGCTGCGCGGCCTGCCGCACAACGTGACCACGGAAATGGACCTGGAGCTCTGGCGTGTAACCACCGCTGTCCGGGCGGACCCGGAGTCCGTGCGCGCACTGACTGGGGAGGCCCCGCAGGTGCTCGCGGGCCGCTACTTCGACGGGACGCTGCCGGCCATCTGCCAGGGCGCACTGCGTGGCTTCCTCGACAAGTACGGGCACCGTTCGGTGGCCGAAATTGACCTCGGCGTTCCCCGCTGGGGCGAGGATCCCGCCCACATCATCAACGTCCTGGCCAATTACCTGAAGCTCGCGGACCCGGACCTCGCCCCGGACCGGGTCTTCCGGCGGGCTGCGGAAAAGGCCGAAGCCAAGGCCGCCGAACTGGCTGCACGCGCTGCCCGCGCCAGGGGCAGGGTTTTCGGCAGAGCCGTTGCCCACAGCCTGCGGCGTGCACGAGAAACCGCCGGAATGCGCGAGCACCCCAAGTTCCGCCTGATCATGGCCTTCGCCGTCCTCCGCCACCAGCTCCAAAAGGTGGGCGAGGACCTCGCAGCCGCGGGCCGTATCCCGGTGCCGGACGACGTCTTCTTCCTGGACCTCGCCGAAGCGCGCGCCGGCCTCCGTGGCGGCGACCTGCACGGCCTCGTCGAAGAGCGTCGCCGGAACTACCAACGCGAGATGCGGCGCCGGCACATTCCCCGCCTGCTGCTTTCCGACGGTACCGACGTCGAGGCGGCCATGGCCGGGCAGGCACGGGCGCCGTCTTCGGGTCAGACGGGAGCCCTGGCCGGGGCACCGGCCTCGGCCGGTACCGTGACAGGCAAAGCCAGAGTCATCCTGGACCCGGCCGGCGCGCACCTGGAGCCGGGTGAAATCCTCGTGGCGCCGTCCACGGACCCGGGATGGACGCCGCTGTTCATGACCGCTGGAGCGCTGGTCATGGAAATGGGCGGACCTATCTCCCACGGTGCCGTAGTGGCCCGCGAATACGGGATTCCCGCCGTCGTCGGTGTTCCCGACGCAACCCTGCGGATCAGTACCGGGGACACCGTCACTGTAGACGGAGCCGCGGGGACGGTGATGGTGGAATCCTGA
- a CDS encoding YciI family protein, producing the protein MESVVIYSLREGVDRSRVLETFPRHKAYYEEFRAAGGGLVALGPFQTPDPAGASMGIFTSREEAERFIAGDPFATEGLAEPRILDWDVVRFE; encoded by the coding sequence ATGGAATCCGTCGTGATCTACAGCCTTCGTGAGGGCGTTGACCGCTCCCGCGTGCTGGAAACGTTCCCCCGCCACAAGGCCTACTACGAGGAGTTCCGCGCCGCCGGCGGCGGGCTTGTTGCACTAGGTCCGTTCCAAACTCCGGATCCGGCCGGCGCGTCCATGGGGATCTTCACGTCCCGCGAGGAGGCCGAACGCTTCATCGCCGGTGACCCCTTCGCCACCGAAGGGCTCGCAGAGCCGCGCATCCTCGACTGGGACGTCGTGCGGTTTGAGTAG
- a CDS encoding alpha/beta fold hydrolase, producing MSTFVLVPGAGGAGWYWHRLVPELERLGHQALPVDIREDDPRLGLPDYADAVVAAIGAHRDVILVGQSLGAFTVPVVAGRVPVELIVLLNPMIPLPGETPGQWWEATGQPEARELNDRLNGRTGEFDEQVHFLHDVPPEVAAAGASEQRAPSDTPFGQPCEIGRWPDVPTKVLIGRDDRFFPVDFQRRVAQVRLGLTIDEMPGGHLVALSNPVELALRLDGFARGRL from the coding sequence GTGAGCACTTTCGTTCTTGTCCCGGGCGCCGGGGGAGCCGGCTGGTACTGGCACCGGCTGGTTCCGGAACTGGAGCGGTTGGGACACCAGGCCCTTCCGGTCGATATCCGCGAGGACGACCCTCGGCTGGGACTGCCGGACTACGCCGATGCCGTCGTAGCGGCTATCGGTGCCCACCGCGACGTGATCCTCGTGGGCCAATCCCTGGGCGCGTTTACGGTGCCGGTCGTCGCGGGACGGGTGCCGGTGGAGCTTATCGTCCTGCTCAACCCGATGATCCCGCTACCGGGTGAGACGCCGGGCCAGTGGTGGGAGGCCACCGGCCAGCCCGAGGCACGGGAGCTCAACGACCGGCTCAACGGACGCACTGGCGAATTCGATGAGCAGGTGCACTTCCTGCACGACGTTCCCCCGGAAGTAGCCGCCGCGGGCGCCAGCGAGCAGCGCGCTCCATCTGACACCCCCTTCGGCCAGCCCTGCGAGATCGGCCGCTGGCCGGACGTGCCCACTAAGGTCCTCATCGGCCGCGATGACCGCTTTTTCCCGGTGGACTTTCAACGGCGCGTAGCCCAGGTCCGGCTTGGCCTGACGATAGACGAAATGCCGGGCGGACACCTGGTTGCCCTGAGCAATCCGGTTGAACTCGCACTCCGGCTGGACGGCTTCGCCCGCGGACGCCTGTAA
- a CDS encoding PucR family transcriptional regulator, protein MAISLAALLAVQSLGLKKSSLAETTSHQDIRWVAVTELEDPQRFLNGGELVLTTGLRMKSAPEQRRFVRQVQRAGAVGIGFGVGLSHDAVPPALIAEANRWGLPVVEVPYGTPFIAISKLVADAQSADHYSKLERLIAGHQILARALLTGGGLAELLRHLGGMLRTDIALTQFTAQLYNSSNEPPSADSWTTYPIPTGRRDACTLWVKQPFEDSGIIGYAQNLISVELNNMVKQRQAERALSGQVLEDVIHGTLDPSEAHRRLAGTGINSTRKNVVILAGSEAHHKQLVSSSLPQALENAVSAVVGKDLVTVVADDGRGATVLAKSLSDHLAEAGIHATIGIGGAYTKPNGLRWSYFEARDAASHGLPVNEPERLSLTSLLLASEDVPLADMANESLDPLRSFDAAHGAELMATLESYLNNNGSVAAVAEALTLHRNTVRYRLAQITELTGYDPSVTADRVQLWLALAVARLGARHAG, encoded by the coding sequence ATGGCAATTTCCCTCGCGGCGCTGCTGGCCGTGCAGTCTCTGGGACTCAAGAAATCCAGCCTCGCGGAGACCACCTCGCACCAGGACATCCGCTGGGTTGCGGTGACCGAACTGGAGGACCCGCAGCGCTTCCTCAACGGCGGCGAACTGGTGCTGACCACCGGGCTGCGCATGAAGAGTGCGCCCGAACAGCGCCGCTTTGTCCGCCAGGTCCAACGCGCCGGCGCCGTGGGGATCGGCTTCGGCGTGGGCCTCTCGCATGACGCCGTCCCGCCGGCATTGATCGCCGAGGCGAACCGCTGGGGACTGCCCGTGGTCGAAGTGCCCTACGGCACGCCGTTCATCGCCATCAGCAAGCTCGTGGCAGATGCCCAGTCCGCAGACCACTACTCGAAGCTGGAGCGGCTGATTGCCGGGCACCAGATCCTGGCCCGCGCGCTGCTTACCGGCGGTGGCCTCGCCGAGCTCCTCCGCCACCTGGGCGGCATGCTTCGCACCGATATCGCCCTCACCCAGTTCACCGCGCAGCTGTACAACAGCAGCAATGAGCCGCCGTCCGCTGATTCCTGGACCACCTACCCGATCCCCACCGGCCGCCGCGATGCCTGCACGCTGTGGGTGAAGCAGCCGTTCGAGGACTCCGGCATCATCGGCTACGCGCAGAACCTCATCAGCGTGGAGCTCAACAACATGGTCAAGCAGCGCCAGGCGGAGCGGGCGCTCTCCGGCCAGGTGCTTGAGGACGTCATCCACGGGACCCTGGACCCCAGCGAGGCCCACCGCCGCCTTGCCGGGACGGGCATCAACAGCACCCGCAAGAACGTGGTGATCCTGGCCGGATCCGAGGCGCACCACAAGCAGCTGGTCAGCTCCTCGCTGCCGCAGGCGCTTGAGAACGCGGTGAGTGCCGTCGTCGGAAAGGACCTGGTGACCGTGGTGGCCGACGACGGACGCGGCGCCACGGTGCTGGCCAAGAGCCTCAGCGACCACCTCGCCGAGGCCGGCATCCACGCGACCATCGGCATCGGGGGTGCCTACACCAAGCCGAACGGCCTGCGCTGGAGCTACTTCGAGGCACGCGATGCGGCCAGCCATGGGCTGCCGGTGAACGAGCCGGAGCGGCTCAGCCTGACGTCCCTGCTCCTGGCCAGCGAGGACGTGCCGCTGGCGGACATGGCCAATGAATCGCTGGACCCGCTGCGCAGCTTCGATGCCGCCCACGGCGCCGAGCTGATGGCCACTCTGGAGAGCTACCTGAACAACAACGGCTCCGTTGCCGCCGTCGCCGAAGCCCTCACCCTACACAGGAACACGGTCCGCTACCGGCTGGCGCAGATCACCGAACTCACCGGGTACGATCCCTCGGTCACCGCGGACCGCGTGCAGCTGTGGCTGGCCCTGGCCGTCGCCCGGCTCGGCGCACGTCACGCCGGCTGA
- a CDS encoding gamma-aminobutyraldehyde dehydrogenase, whose translation MVQTLQNFINGEFVTPAGTALIDIVNPVTGDVVAKSPVSVQADVDAAMTAAKDAFKSWKHVTPGQRQLMLLKLADAIEANSDELVDAQHRNTGQVRSLIASEEVAAGADQLRFFAGAARILEGKSAGEYFEGHTSFVRREPIGVVAQVAPWNYPFLMAIWKIGPALAAGNTVVLKPSDTTPESTLVLARLAADILPAGVLNVILGTGETGALMVEHKVPGLVSITGSVRAGIAVASGAAKGLKRAHLELGGKAPAIVFKDADIKKSAAAIAEFAFFNAGQDCTAITRVLAEDSVHDDLVAAMVEHTRTLHTGSQNDEDNYFGPLNNANHFKAVSAVVDSLPAHCRIETGGHRAGEKGYFFEPTIITGAKQTDDIVQKETFGPVITVQKFSTEQEAVDLANDVDYALASSVWTSDHGTAMRLSRDLDFGAVWINTHILLTAEMPHGGFKQSGYGKDLSMYGVEDYTRIKHVMSALDA comes from the coding sequence GTGGTTCAAACCTTGCAGAACTTCATCAACGGAGAGTTCGTCACGCCTGCGGGCACGGCCCTGATCGACATCGTGAACCCCGTGACCGGCGACGTCGTGGCCAAGTCCCCGGTATCCGTGCAGGCCGACGTCGACGCCGCCATGACCGCCGCCAAGGACGCCTTCAAGTCCTGGAAGCACGTGACCCCCGGGCAGCGGCAGCTCATGCTGCTCAAGCTCGCCGACGCCATCGAGGCCAACAGCGACGAACTCGTCGATGCCCAGCACCGCAACACCGGACAGGTCCGTTCCCTGATCGCGTCAGAGGAAGTCGCCGCCGGTGCCGACCAGCTGCGCTTCTTCGCCGGGGCCGCCCGCATCCTCGAAGGCAAGTCCGCCGGCGAGTACTTCGAGGGCCACACGTCCTTCGTCCGCCGCGAGCCGATCGGCGTCGTGGCGCAGGTGGCGCCGTGGAACTACCCGTTCCTGATGGCCATCTGGAAGATCGGCCCCGCGCTCGCCGCCGGCAACACCGTGGTCCTGAAGCCGTCCGACACCACACCGGAATCCACCCTGGTCCTGGCGCGCCTGGCCGCGGACATCCTGCCGGCCGGCGTCCTGAACGTCATCCTGGGCACCGGCGAAACCGGTGCGCTGATGGTGGAGCACAAAGTCCCGGGCCTCGTGTCCATCACCGGGTCCGTCCGCGCCGGCATCGCCGTCGCCTCGGGCGCCGCGAAGGGCCTCAAGCGGGCGCACCTGGAACTGGGCGGCAAGGCCCCGGCCATTGTCTTCAAGGATGCCGACATCAAGAAGAGCGCCGCGGCCATCGCCGAGTTCGCCTTCTTCAACGCCGGCCAGGACTGCACGGCCATCACCCGTGTCCTGGCCGAGGACTCGGTGCATGACGACCTCGTGGCAGCCATGGTGGAACACACCAGGACCCTGCACACCGGTTCGCAGAACGACGAGGACAACTACTTCGGCCCGCTGAACAACGCCAATCACTTCAAGGCTGTCAGCGCCGTTGTCGACTCCCTGCCGGCGCACTGCCGGATCGAAACGGGCGGCCACCGCGCAGGGGAGAAGGGGTACTTCTTCGAGCCCACCATCATCACCGGCGCCAAGCAGACCGACGACATCGTGCAGAAGGAAACCTTCGGTCCGGTGATCACGGTGCAGAAGTTCAGCACCGAGCAGGAGGCCGTGGACCTGGCCAACGACGTCGACTACGCCCTGGCGTCCAGCGTCTGGACCAGCGACCACGGCACAGCCATGCGCCTCAGCCGCGATCTGGACTTCGGCGCGGTCTGGATCAACACGCACATCCTCCTCACCGCCGAAATGCCCCACGGCGGCTTCAAGCAGTCCGGCTACGGCAAGGACCTGTCCATGTACG